The sequence below is a genomic window from Paenibacillus silvisoli.
CTCTTACCGCCATCGCATGGCTGCCTCTGCCCGGGTTCGCTCCATCCTGCTCCATCGCATCCATGACCGCCTTATATACCTCCGGCGGCTTCGGCCAAGAGGTCGCGGCATGATCGAGGTAAATCACTTTTCGTTCCGCAGCTTGCTCCACTTTCATCCCCCTCCACAAGGTGAAACGGCTGTCGTCGTCCCATTAACGGCGCAGTACGTTTCAAACAAACCGTCCATTCTCATAATGCTAACAATAGCATACTCGATTGGCCTGCCCGCATCAAATCGGGAAGTTCGCCATTCGAGTATGCTATTTATGTTTGTCTCACTATTGAGGTTTAAGACAGTTGCTGCAGAAGCTCCAGCAATCGCTCTAGATCCTGCTTGTTGTAATAAAGAAGCTCGATGCGCCCTTTATCCTTTTGCATTTTGATTTTAACCGTCGTTTTGAACTGCTCACGCAGCGACTCTTCAAGCTGATCAATATAAGGATCGCGTTTCTTCGAAGGAGACGGCTTCGCCTTCTCAATTGCAGGCTGATCCATGTTTTTGATCGCTTCCTCCAACTGGCGGACGCTCCACTCATTCGCTATCGTTAGCTCTGCAAGCTCTTTCTTGCGCACATCTTCCTTCACGCCCACAATTGCCCTTGCATGACCCATCGAAATTGTTCCACGTGAAACATTCTCTTTGATCTGCTCCGGCAGCGACAGTAAGCGCAAAAAGTTGGCGATATGCGATCTGGATTTGCCCACCTTCATGGACAGCTCTTCTTGCGTAAGATCGAACTTGTCCATCAACGCTTGATAAGCAATCGCCAATTCCATAGCGTTGAGATCTTCGCGTTGAAGGTTCTCAATGAGCGCGATTTCCATAACCTGCTGGTCAGTGAAATTGCGAACGACCGCTGGGATCGTCGGGTTGCCGCAAAGCTGCGATGCGCGGAAACGTCTCTCGCCGGCGATAATTTCAAAGCCTTTAAGAACCGTCCGTACAATGATCGGTTGAATAACCCCGTGCTGTTTAATGGATTCAGCGAGCTCTTTAATCGCCTCATCGTCGAATGTTTTGCGCGGTTGATACGGGTTCGGACGCAGTTGAGCGAGCTGTACTTCAATTACCTTATCGTCTTCGCCTACGGAAAGCGATGGAATAAGCGCATCAAGTCCTCTACCTAGCCGCTTGCTCATACATAATCACTTCCTTCGCGAGTTCAAGATACACCTCTGCCCCTTTGGATCTTGGATCGTAAGTAATGATCGACTGTCCGTGTGAAGGCGCTTCGCTTAAGCGGACGTTCCTCGGGATAATCGTTTGGTATACCTTCTGTTGAAAATACTTTTTCACTTCTTCAATAACTTGAATGCCAAGGTTAGTCCGGGCATCGAACATCGTAAGCAGAACGCCTTCGATCTGCAGCGACGTGTTCAAGTGCTTCTGTACGAGACGTACTGTATTTAGCAGCTGGCTTAGTCCCTCCAGTGCGTAATATTCACATTGAATAGGAATGATAACGGAATCCGAAGCCGTTAATGAATTAATCGTAAGAATGCCGAGCGATGGCGGGCAATCGATAAGAATATAATCGTACTGATTTTTCACAAGCGAAAGCGACTTTTTCAACCGCTGCTCACGCGAAATCGTCGGAACAAGCTCGATTTCCGCTCCAGCCAGCTGAATCGTTGCCGGGATTATATTTAGTCCCTCTATATTAGTAGAACATGTCGCATCATTCGGGTGTACATCGTTAATAAGCACATCATAGATACAATGCGCCACATCAGCTTTGTTAATCCCGATTCCGCTCGTCGTATTGCCCTGAGGATCAATATCGACAAGCAGCACTTTCTTGCCCAATGATGCTAAACACGCGCCCAGATTGACGGACGTGGTCGTTTTCCCGACACCGCCCTTCTGGTTCGTTATTGCAATCGTCTTAGACAAACCGTTCACCTCTATGCTGATTACTTAGTGAAGCTATGAACCTTGGTTTTCTTACTTTTAGAGAAAATGACGATGCCGTCCCAGGATCGGACGGCTGTTTGAATCGCTATTAACGTTTAGGAATTTTGATTACAATCTCGTAATGATCCTCGTAATCTTGCTCGTTCGTTTTGATTTGCATCCCCGAACCCGAAACCATATCAATCGATTGTCGAATGGTATTAAGCGCCAGTCGAACGTCCTTCGTGAAAGAAATCCGCTTCGGCTTCTTCGCTTCCTTAGCCGCTTCTTTATAGAACGCTACGCGTGCTTCCGTTTGTTTGACATTCAGCTCTTTCGAAATAATGTCTTCCAACACTTTCAGCTGCAGCTCTTCCGTTTCAAGTGACAACAGCGCCCTTGCATGACGTTCCGTGATTTTACGTTCCATCAGAGCATTTTTAATCGTTTCGCCAAGCCCCAGCAGCCTAATCTTATTCGCGATCGTAGACTGGCTTTTCCCCAGTCGCTGTGCCAAGCTTTCCTGCGTCAAATTATGAAGATCGATTAACTTCTGATAAGCGACAGCCTCTTCAATCGATGTCAGCCCTTCGCGCTGAAGATTCTCAATAAGCGCTATCGAAGCCGCCTGAGAATCGTTAAATTCGCGAACAATGGCCGGAATCGTTTCAAGGCCGAGCTTCTTAACCGCGCGAAAACGGCGTTCCCCCGCAATGATTTCATATCTGCCGCCGCGCTGACGCACAACGATCGGTTGAATAATCCCGTGAGTACGGATGGTCTGGCTGAGCTCCTCGATACGCTCATCGTCAAATACAGTCCGCGGCTGGTATGGACTCGTATCCACATCAACAATCGAAAGCTGCTTTACTTCATCTTGACTTGTCGTTTTCGGATCGCTTAATCCGAATAAACGTGAGAACTGTTCTTTCATATCGTCAACTACCACCCGATTTCAAAGTGCCGAGTATTGTCGTTCATACATAATTCGTCGGCTGTAAGTTGATTTCCTGCTTGACAGAAAGATATTATGTGACAAATATCAGTCCGAGTTGAAACGGCTTCCGTCGTCCTATTGGTCATTCAAAAATGTTCCACGTGAAACAAATTCAAACAACAATATCCATTATATAATAGGCTGCTTCAGCGGCAAACCTGCTTTTCTTGGATATTTTGCCGGTGTTGCCCCTTGCTTCGCCATAATTAAGATGTGACGATCGGATTGCTCAAACGGCAGCTTCAAATGCTCGGTTGAAGTCAGCTTCGCTTTCAGCTCCGCCATACTCCGCTTTGCTTCCTTCAATTCCTCGCCCGGATCGGCGCCTTTCATGGCTGCGAATATGCCTCCATTGCGAACGAATGGAAGACAAAGCTCATTTAAGCCGCTCAGTCGCGCAACGGCTCTTGCCGTCACGATGTCATAGGCATCCCGGTGAGGAGCAAGCCGGGCGATGTCTTCCGCACGGCCATGCACGCATTGTACATCCTCCAGCTTCAACGACTGGACGACATGCTGCAGAAATTGAATTCGTTTATTTAACGAATCGACGATCGTCACTTTAAGATGCGGGAAGCAAATCTTAAGCGGAATGCTTGGAAAGCCGGCACCCGAGCCGATGTCGGCCAACGATGCGGCCTTGTCCATCTCCACAAAAAAAGAGAGGGTTACGGAGTCGTAGAAATGTTTCTCATACACCGCTTCCCTCTCCGTTATGCCGGTCAAATTCATTTTTTCGTTCCATTCCACGAGCAGCTCGTAGTACGTTTGGAATTGCTCGAGCTGGAGCGGCGAAAGTGCCACCCCATGCTCCTGAAGCAACCCGGTAAACCATGTTTCGGTTGAATTCATATTTATATTTACCCCCGTGCAGCAATGACCTTGTTGTAGTGCTCCAAATAAACAAGCAGAATCGAAATGTCAGCAGGCGTTACGCCGCCGATACGCGAAGCTTGCCCGATGGAGAGCGGCCGGATGTTGGATAAATTCGTCTTTGCTTCTTTGGAAAGATTGGTCACGGCATGATAGTCGATATCGTCCGGAATACGCTTCTTCTCCATCTTGGCCAGACGCTCTACCTGAAGCTGCTGCTTCTCGATATATCCTGCATATTTGATTTGGATCTCGACTTGCTCCTTCATATCCTCCGTCAACGTCACCGATGATGGATCCAGACGCTCAATCATGTCATACGTCACTTCTGGACGTCTTAGCAGCGACACGCCGTCAGTCGTTTGTGTGAGCGGCGCCGATTGTGCTTCTTCGAGCATAGATTGCGCATCGTCCGGACGGATGCGAACGGCTTTCAACCGCTCGATCTCTTCCTCGACCATCTTCTTCTTGTGCGTAAACTTCTCATAGCGGGCTTCGGAAATAAGTCCGATCTCGTAGCCGGTAGGCGTCAAGCGCAGATCCGCATTGTCATGTCTCAGCAGCAGTCTATATTCCGCGCGTGATGTGAGCAAGCGATACGGCTCCGTCGTTCCCTTCGTAACCAAGTCATCAATGAGTACGCCGATATAACCTTGCGAACGGTCGATGATGACAGGCGCTTTGCCCTGCACTTTGCGCGCGGCATTTATGCCAGCCATAACGCCTTGGCCCGCCGCTTCCTCATAACCGGACGTTCCGTTGATCTGTCCGGCCGTGAACAAGCCAGGTACAACCTTCGTCTCCAGCGAAGGCCACAGCTGCGTCGGCACAACGGCATCATACTCGATGGCGTAGCCGGTGCGCATCATTTCAACCTTTTCCAGTCCCGGGATGGAACGGAGAATGTCCAGCTGCACGTCCTCCGGCATACTGGTCGAAAGGCCTTGTACATAGTACTCCGACGTGTTCTTCCCTTCCGGCTCCAAGAAAATCTGATGCTTCGGCTTATCGGCGAAGCGAACGATTTTATCTTCGATCGAAGGGCAGTAACGCGGACCTGTACCTTCAATCGCTCCGGAAAACATAGGCGCGCGGTGCAGATTGTCGTTGATGATCTTATGCGTTTCCTCAGACGTATACGTCAGCCAGCAAGGCAGCTGCTCGTTATCGGAATACTCCGTTTCATACGAGAAGAACTTCGGCTTCTCGTCCCCCGGCTGAATTTCCGTCTTCGAAAAATCAATCGTGTCCTTATGCACCCGCGGCGGCGTGCCGGTCTTGAACCGCACAAGTTGCAGGCCGAGCGCCCGTAAGCACTCGGACAGTTTAACCGAAGGCTGCTGGTTGTTCGGGCCGCTCTCATACATCAGCTCGCCCATAATGACCTTCCCGCGCAAATAGGTCCCCGTCGTGACGACAACGGATTTTGCGCGATACTCCGCTCCGGTCTTCGTCACAATGCCGACGCAGACGCCATCCTCAATAATAAGCTCCTCCGCCATGCCTTGGCGCAGCGTCAAATGATCCGTTTCCTCAATTGTTTGCTTCATATAATGCTGGTACAGAAACTTATCCGCCTGGGCGCGCAGCGCGTGCACAGCTGGCCCTTTCCCCGTATTCAGCATCCGCATTTGAATAAACGTTTTATCTATATTGCGCCCCATCTCGCCGCCGAGCGCATCGATTTCGCGCACTACATGACCCTTCGCCGGTCCGCCGATCGACGGATTGCACGGCATAAACGCGACCATATCCAAGTTAATCGTCAGCAGCAGCGTTTCGCAGCCCATCCGGGCCGCAGCAAGCGCGGCCTCGCAGCCTGCATGGCCGGCGCCAACGACGATGACATCAAAATCCCCTGCATGGTATCCCATTACCGTAACCCTCCTTGCCTCTCCACCATCAAAATTATTTACCTAAACAGAACTGAGAGAAAATTTGATCGATCAGCGAATCCGATACCGAATCCCCTATTAATTCGCCCAATTGCTCCCATGCCGTACGCACGTCAATTTGCACAATATCAATCGGTATGCCGATTTCTGTCGCCTCCATGGCATCGACAAGCGACTGACGCGCATGACCAAGCAGCGTAATATGTCGCACATTGCTGACATACGTCAGATCCGCAGACTCGATCTCGCCGCCGAAGAACATCCGTTTAATGACATCCTCCAGCACTTCAAGCCCTTGCTCATGAAGCACGGACAATCGAACGATGGCATCCGAAGGGAACATCGATTCGACCTCGGCCGTATCCATCACAACCGGCAAATCGGTCTTATTCAACAGAACGACAACCGGCCGGTTGCGCAGCTGCTCCATCAGCAGCCGATCATCGGGATGCAGCGGCTCATTGACATTCAGCACGAACAAAATCAAATCCGCTTCCCCTAGCGCCGAGCGCGAACGTTCAACGCCGATCCGCTCCACCACATCCGCCGTTTCGCGAATGCCTGCCGTATCCAGCAGCCGCAGCGGAATGCCGCCCAGCGTTACATACTCTTCAATCACATCGCGGGTCGTTCCCGGGATGTCCGTTACGATCGCTTTGTTTTCCTGCACGAGCGCATTCAACAGCGACGACTTCCCGACATTCGGGCGGCCAACAATCGCGGTCATAATGCCTTCTCTTAATATCTTGCCTTCGCTCGCCGTTTTTAACAAACGGTCGATCTCCGCGCAAGCTTCCCCGCACCGTTCGCGAATATACGCGCTTGTCATCGATTCGACATCATGCTCGGGATAGTCGATATTAACCTCAATATGCGCTAGCAGCTCGATCAGATTATGTCGAAGCGCCTTTACCTTTTTCGACAGCATGCCCTCCGACTGCTTCATCGCCACCGAAAAAGCCCGATCCGATTTCGATCGAATCAGGTCGATAACCGCTTCCGCCTGCGTCAGGTCGATCCGTCCATTGAGGAAGGCCCGCTTCGTAAATTCGCCCGGCTCCGCCATTCGGATGCCCCCGGAGCGCAGCAGCAGCTCCAGTACGCGTTTAACCGCGACAACACCGCCGTGCGTGCTAAGCTCGACGACATCCTCCGCCGTAAACGAACGCGGCCCCCGCATCACCGTCAGCAAAATCTCCTCCACGGTTTCGCCCGTGGCCGGATCGACAACATGCCCATAATGAACGGTATGCGAATCGGCCGCGACAATATTCGATTTCGAGCGGAAGCATTTCGCGCTTTCGGCGATCGCTTCAGGTCCGCTGACCCGTATAACGGCAATGCCGCCCTCTCCGACAGCTGTCGAAATGGCGGCAATCGTATCTTGAATCATCATGTTTTCAATTCCCTCGTAGTTAAAAAAATGAGCAATGACCATGAAGAAGCCATTGCTGAAAAAGAGCAGTATGCGTACTTACTTTAACGTAATCACGACGCGGCGATTCGGTTCATCGCCCTTGCTGAACGTTTTTACCTTCGCGTGATTTTGCAGCTGCGAATGGATGATTTTCCGCTCATGCGGGGACATCGGCTCCAATACGACTTCCTTGCGCGTACGGATGACATGCCCCGCTAAACGGTCGGACAAATCCTCGAGCGTCTTCCGGCGACGCTCGCGAAAATCCTCGGCATCGAGCACGATGCGAAGATGGCTGTTGGAATAACGGTTGGCCACAATGTTGACCAGGTATTGCAGTGCGTCGAGCGTTTGGCCCCGGCGCCCGATCAGCATGCCGAGATCGCCGCCGCCCGATAACGCGAGGACGAGTCCTTCTTTCGAATCGTTACGTGTAATCGTAATGTCAAGCCCCATCGTACTTGCCACATCGGAAATGAACCGTTCCGTTTCAAGAAGCGGATCCTTCACTGCCGCTGCCGTTGCAGAACCCGCAGGCGTTGATGCCGGTGCCGTCTCCTGCTCTACGGCAGGAACGAGCACCAGCTCGACCTTCGCGGCGCGAGCGCCGATCAGGCCGAACAATCCTTTAGACGGTTTCTCCAAAACAGTCACGTTGACGCGATCCGCCGACACTTGCAATTCCGTCAAACCATTTAATACAGCATCTTCGATCGTCTTGCCCGATGCGACGATTTTCTTCATTTCGCAGGTACACTCTCCTTGTCTTTAGGTGAAGTGCGTACATATAGGAAATAGTTTTGCACAATGGTGTAGATGTTACTGAACACCCAGTAAAGCGGAAGCGCAGCCGGGAACGACAGCGCCATAACGAAGATCAGTACCGGGAAGATCATCATGATCCCCTGCATAGCCGGCATCGTCTTCTGCTGGGACGACATCATTTTGGACTGAATGAACGTTGTGATCGCGGCAAGAATCGGAAGCACATAGGTATGGTCCTTCTCGCCAAGCTCGAGCCACAGGAATGTGTGCTCGCGAATGTTTTCGTTCATATAAATCGCATTGTACAGCGCGATAAAGATCGGCATTTGCACGAGGAGCGGCAAGCAGCCCGCGAGCGGATTGACTTGATGCTGCTGGAACAGCTTCATCGTCTCTTCCTGCTGCTTCTGCGGGTTGTCCTTATGCTTTTCTTTCAGCTTGGCCAGCTCCGGCTGCAGCGCCTGCATCGCCTTCGAGCTGCGGTACTGTTTAATCGTAAGCGGAAGAATCAACGTTCTGACGATGATAACCATCAATAGAATCGCGATGCCGTACTCGCCGCCGAACCATTTTGCAAAGGTCTCGAGCAATAGCGAGAAGTAATACACAACATTACGCTGCCAGAAGTTGCCGTGCTCTAAGTCGGTCATGGAAACCGGGTGAGTAGCGGATGAACAGCCGCTCAGAAAAAGCATGACTGCAATTAGAGCAATTGCCGTCAGCCAGGTTCGTTTCGAAATACGGGACAACATGTAAATCTCCTCTCTGCTTCCGTGGCAATAAGGTCCGCAAATCCTGCGGGCCTACGCAAATTCATTCACGTAAACTATATCACATTTATTGGCACAAAGAAACAAGCCTCCCGCCGCATTAAAGCGATTTCACGCCTTAACGCGGACTCTTGAGAAGCCCTGCTCGTTTCAGCACATGGAGCATGCTTTTTTCGAGTTCCTTCATCTCTAGGCCGACAGCCGGCTTCCTCACGATGACGATCAGATCCAGCTGTTCGGTAATGCGGTCCTTCTGATGCCGGACGATTTCCTTCACTAGGCGCCGCATTCGATTGCGAACGACGGC
It includes:
- a CDS encoding ParB/RepB/Spo0J family partition protein, translated to MSKRLGRGLDALIPSLSVGEDDKVIEVQLAQLRPNPYQPRKTFDDEAIKELAESIKQHGVIQPIIVRTVLKGFEIIAGERRFRASQLCGNPTIPAVVRNFTDQQVMEIALIENLQREDLNAMELAIAYQALMDKFDLTQEELSMKVGKSRSHIANFLRLLSLPEQIKENVSRGTISMGHARAIVGVKEDVRKKELAELTIANEWSVRQLEEAIKNMDQPAIEKAKPSPSKKRDPYIDQLEESLREQFKTTVKIKMQKDKGRIELLYYNKQDLERLLELLQQLS
- a CDS encoding ParA family protein is translated as MSKTIAITNQKGGVGKTTTSVNLGACLASLGKKVLLVDIDPQGNTTSGIGINKADVAHCIYDVLINDVHPNDATCSTNIEGLNIIPATIQLAGAEIELVPTISREQRLKKSLSLVKNQYDYILIDCPPSLGILTINSLTASDSVIIPIQCEYYALEGLSQLLNTVRLVQKHLNTSLQIEGVLLTMFDARTNLGIQVIEEVKKYFQQKVYQTIIPRNVRLSEAPSHGQSIITYDPRSKGAEVYLELAKEVIMYEQAAR
- the noc gene encoding nucleoid occlusion protein, which encodes MKEQFSRLFGLSDPKTTSQDEVKQLSIVDVDTSPYQPRTVFDDERIEELSQTIRTHGIIQPIVVRQRGGRYEIIAGERRFRAVKKLGLETIPAIVREFNDSQAASIALIENLQREGLTSIEEAVAYQKLIDLHNLTQESLAQRLGKSQSTIANKIRLLGLGETIKNALMERKITERHARALLSLETEELQLKVLEDIISKELNVKQTEARVAFYKEAAKEAKKPKRISFTKDVRLALNTIRQSIDMVSGSGMQIKTNEQDYEDHYEIVIKIPKR
- the rsmG gene encoding 16S rRNA (guanine(527)-N(7))-methyltransferase RsmG; the protein is MNSTETWFTGLLQEHGVALSPLQLEQFQTYYELLVEWNEKMNLTGITEREAVYEKHFYDSVTLSFFVEMDKAASLADIGSGAGFPSIPLKICFPHLKVTIVDSLNKRIQFLQHVVQSLKLEDVQCVHGRAEDIARLAPHRDAYDIVTARAVARLSGLNELCLPFVRNGGIFAAMKGADPGEELKEAKRSMAELKAKLTSTEHLKLPFEQSDRHILIMAKQGATPAKYPRKAGLPLKQPII
- the mnmG gene encoding tRNA uridine-5-carboxymethylaminomethyl(34) synthesis enzyme MnmG; translation: MGYHAGDFDVIVVGAGHAGCEAALAAARMGCETLLLTINLDMVAFMPCNPSIGGPAKGHVVREIDALGGEMGRNIDKTFIQMRMLNTGKGPAVHALRAQADKFLYQHYMKQTIEETDHLTLRQGMAEELIIEDGVCVGIVTKTGAEYRAKSVVVTTGTYLRGKVIMGELMYESGPNNQQPSVKLSECLRALGLQLVRFKTGTPPRVHKDTIDFSKTEIQPGDEKPKFFSYETEYSDNEQLPCWLTYTSEETHKIINDNLHRAPMFSGAIEGTGPRYCPSIEDKIVRFADKPKHQIFLEPEGKNTSEYYVQGLSTSMPEDVQLDILRSIPGLEKVEMMRTGYAIEYDAVVPTQLWPSLETKVVPGLFTAGQINGTSGYEEAAGQGVMAGINAARKVQGKAPVIIDRSQGYIGVLIDDLVTKGTTEPYRLLTSRAEYRLLLRHDNADLRLTPTGYEIGLISEARYEKFTHKKKMVEEEIERLKAVRIRPDDAQSMLEEAQSAPLTQTTDGVSLLRRPEVTYDMIERLDPSSVTLTEDMKEQVEIQIKYAGYIEKQQLQVERLAKMEKKRIPDDIDYHAVTNLSKEAKTNLSNIRPLSIGQASRIGGVTPADISILLVYLEHYNKVIAARG
- the mnmE gene encoding tRNA uridine-5-carboxymethylaminomethyl(34) synthesis GTPase MnmE, which codes for MIQDTIAAISTAVGEGGIAVIRVSGPEAIAESAKCFRSKSNIVAADSHTVHYGHVVDPATGETVEEILLTVMRGPRSFTAEDVVELSTHGGVVAVKRVLELLLRSGGIRMAEPGEFTKRAFLNGRIDLTQAEAVIDLIRSKSDRAFSVAMKQSEGMLSKKVKALRHNLIELLAHIEVNIDYPEHDVESMTSAYIRERCGEACAEIDRLLKTASEGKILREGIMTAIVGRPNVGKSSLLNALVQENKAIVTDIPGTTRDVIEEYVTLGGIPLRLLDTAGIRETADVVERIGVERSRSALGEADLILFVLNVNEPLHPDDRLLMEQLRNRPVVVLLNKTDLPVVMDTAEVESMFPSDAIVRLSVLHEQGLEVLEDVIKRMFFGGEIESADLTYVSNVRHITLLGHARQSLVDAMEATEIGIPIDIVQIDVRTAWEQLGELIGDSVSDSLIDQIFSQFCLGK
- the jag gene encoding RNA-binding cell elongation regulator Jag/EloR, whose translation is MKKIVASGKTIEDAVLNGLTELQVSADRVNVTVLEKPSKGLFGLIGARAAKVELVLVPAVEQETAPASTPAGSATAAAVKDPLLETERFISDVASTMGLDITITRNDSKEGLVLALSGGGDLGMLIGRRGQTLDALQYLVNIVANRYSNSHLRIVLDAEDFRERRRKTLEDLSDRLAGHVIRTRKEVVLEPMSPHERKIIHSQLQNHAKVKTFSKGDEPNRRVVITLK
- a CDS encoding YidC/Oxa1 family membrane protein insertase, translating into MLSRISKRTWLTAIALIAVMLFLSGCSSATHPVSMTDLEHGNFWQRNVVYYFSLLLETFAKWFGGEYGIAILLMVIIVRTLILPLTIKQYRSSKAMQALQPELAKLKEKHKDNPQKQQEETMKLFQQHQVNPLAGCLPLLVQMPIFIALYNAIYMNENIREHTFLWLELGEKDHTYVLPILAAITTFIQSKMMSSQQKTMPAMQGIMMIFPVLIFVMALSFPAALPLYWVFSNIYTIVQNYFLYVRTSPKDKESVPAK
- the rnpA gene encoding ribonuclease P protein component; protein product: MQRKLRLRNREDFSRIYRSGKSFANSQFVVYWSRQHKADPLRLGVSASKKIGNAVVRNRMRRLVKEIVRHQKDRITEQLDLIVIVRKPAVGLEMKELEKSMLHVLKRAGLLKSPR